The genomic DNA ATCGACCACCTGGACAACGGTATTCAGCTTGCCCAGTAGCTCCAGGACGTCAGCGGTCGGCTGCACGCTCTGCTGCGGCCAGTGGGCCAGCCGCACCGTGCCGCCCGTCACCGCGGCGGCGGCCAGGAACGGCACCGAATTCGACAGGTCGGGTTCGATGGCCCAGTGCCGCGCCGCGATCGGGCCCGACGCCACGTGCCAACGGTTCGGCTCGCTGTGGTCGACCTCGACGCCCGCCTCGCGCAGCATCGTGATGGTCATCTCGATGTGCGGCTGCGACGGCACCGTCGCACCCGTGTGGATCACTGTCAAACCGTCGCGGAAAGTGGCTCCCGCCAACAACAGTCCGGACACGAACTGCGACGACGACGACGCGTCGATCCGCACCTCGCCGCCGGCCACCGACCCGGTGCCCGACACGGTGAACGGCATGCCGTCGCCGTCGATGTCGACGCCGAGACCGCGCATCGCGTCCAGCAGGGGCGTGATGGGACGGGTCTTGGCCTGCTCGTCGCCGTCAAAGATGACGCGTCCGGTGCCTTGCGCGGCGACCGGCGGGACGAACCTCAGCACGGTGCCGGCGAGCCCGCAGTCGATGCGCACGTCGCCGGTGGGGGAGATGGCGCCACCGACGGTCAGTTCGGTGCCGTCACCGGTGATCGTCACGCCCAGCGCCTGCAGTGCGCCGATCATCAGGTTGGTGTCGCGGCTGCGCAGCGCGCCGCTGATGGTCGAGGTGCCCTGCGGTGTGGCCAGGGCTGCCAAGATCAGCGCTCGGTTGGTCTGCGACTTCGATCCCGGCACGGTGACAGTGGCCTGCACCGGACCGGTCACCGACGGTGCGGGCCAGAGTTCCATGCCCCTATCCTGCCTGGTATGTGCGGGCGATTTGCAGTCACCACCGACCCGGCGCTGCTGGCCGAGAAGATCCAGGCTCTCGACGAGACGAATGCCAAGGCGTCGGACGCCGCCAAAGACGGCGGTGAACAGGGCGGCACCCTGCCGTCGGCCAACTACAACGTGGCGCCCACCACGACGATCAGCACCGTGGTGCGGCGGCATTCCGAGCCTGACGACGAGCCCACCCGCCGGGTGCGGTCGATGCGCTGGGGCCTGATCCCTCCGTGGGTCAAGACCACGGCCGACGGCGCGCCGGACACCAAGGGGCCGCTGCTGATCAACGCGCGTGCCGAGACGCTGACCACGTCGCCGGCGTTCCGCGGATCGGCGAAGTCGAAGCGCTGCCTCGTCCCGATGGACGGCTGGTACGAGTGGCGGCCCAACCCGGCCGCCGACGGCAAGAAGGCCACGAAGACGCCGTTCTACATGCACGCCGCGGACGACGACCTGCTCTTCATGGCGGGTCTGTGGTCGACGTGGCGGCCGGCCGGCGCGCCCAAGGACAGCCTGCCGCTCGTCAGCTGCACCATCATCACGACGGAGTCGGTCGGGCCGCTGGCCGGTATCCACGACCGCATGCCACTGACCATCAGCGCCCGTGACTGGGACCGTTGGCTCGATCCCGACGCACCCATCGACGAGGGGCTGTTGCGCGGGCACGGCGACCTGGACCGCATCGTCACCCGTGAGGTGTCCAAGTTGGTCAACAGCATTCGCAACAACGGCCCCGAACTCATCGAGCCCGCCGACAACGAATCCGAAGGGACGCTGTTTTGACCGCCCTGGACCCGCTGTTGGTGGAAGCCCTCGGCGCTGACCTGCGCTCGGCCGGCTACACCACCGACGGCGTGGCCGAACTGCTCGGCGACGACGCGAACGCCGCGATGGGCCGGGGCGTGTGGTGGCCGGCGCTGCGCGCGACTGCCGGCGGCGGCCGCCTGGCCACGCTGGTGCGATTGTTCCTGCTGGGCACCGACGAACCGGCCGATCAGGTGCGGGCGGCGTTCCCGTCGGCCGGTCTGGCCGAATTGGCGGCGGCCGGCGTGCTGGAGGAGGTGGGCGACACCGTCAGGGCGGCCCTCGACATCCGGCCGCACAGTGATGGTGAACGCGATTTCTACGTCGTCTCCGACCAGGATGCCGCTCTGCGCGGCGGGCCGGTCGAGCATGAGCACGTGCTCGGCATCGGTGGTGCGTCGATGTCGTTGGCGCGGGCCGTGATTCGCACCCCGGTGCAGCGCGCGCTCGATCTGGGTACCGGCTGCGGCATCCAGGCGCTGCACCTGAACGGGCACTGCGCCGACATCGTGGGCACCGACACCAACCCGCGGGCACTGACACTGGCGCGGGCGACCGCGGGCATCAACGGCATGTCCTGGGACATGCGGCCCGGCAGCCTGTTCGAGCCGGTGGCGGGGGAACGGTTCGACCTGGTCGTGTCCA from Mycolicibacterium phocaicum includes the following:
- the aroA gene encoding 3-phosphoshikimate 1-carboxyvinyltransferase; protein product: MELWPAPSVTGPVQATVTVPGSKSQTNRALILAALATPQGTSTISGALRSRDTNLMIGALQALGVTITGDGTELTVGGAISPTGDVRIDCGLAGTVLRFVPPVAAQGTGRVIFDGDEQAKTRPITPLLDAMRGLGVDIDGDGMPFTVSGTGSVAGGEVRIDASSSSQFVSGLLLAGATFRDGLTVIHTGATVPSQPHIEMTITMLREAGVEVDHSEPNRWHVASGPIAARHWAIEPDLSNSVPFLAAAAVTGGTVRLAHWPQQSVQPTADVLELLGKLNTVVQVVDSFLEVRGAQSYGGFEADLKAVGELAPSMAALAALASEGSVSTLSGIAHLRGHETDRLAALTAEINGLGGQCRETDDGLVITAVPLHGGLWRSYADHRMATAGAIIGLRVPGVQVEDIATTAKTLPDFPGMWADLLAGK
- a CDS encoding SOS response-associated peptidase; translated protein: MCGRFAVTTDPALLAEKIQALDETNAKASDAAKDGGEQGGTLPSANYNVAPTTTISTVVRRHSEPDDEPTRRVRSMRWGLIPPWVKTTADGAPDTKGPLLINARAETLTTSPAFRGSAKSKRCLVPMDGWYEWRPNPAADGKKATKTPFYMHAADDDLLFMAGLWSTWRPAGAPKDSLPLVSCTIITTESVGPLAGIHDRMPLTISARDWDRWLDPDAPIDEGLLRGHGDLDRIVTREVSKLVNSIRNNGPELIEPADNESEGTLF